A DNA window from Maribellus comscasis contains the following coding sequences:
- a CDS encoding DUF2490 domain-containing protein has product MKRVFITILMVAFVANVFAQRTWFEFEISKDLTKKLELSFAPEIRFKEKFELNEYLFQPGLEYKFSDYFSLGGKYRLGNNLKNNGDSQWYGRFAFDAKTNYEWEKLETQLRLRYTNSDDFSDDDNNKTNYLRVRLKMEYALKKLALKPYAAYEIYRDMDDSEFDKGRWEAGLEYKINKHHRIGTYFRINDYFSDKESVKILGFTYKLTL; this is encoded by the coding sequence ATGAAACGAGTATTTATAACCATTTTAATGGTAGCATTTGTCGCAAATGTTTTTGCACAACGTACCTGGTTTGAGTTTGAAATATCAAAAGATCTTACAAAAAAACTGGAATTGAGCTTTGCTCCGGAAATTCGGTTTAAGGAGAAATTTGAACTAAATGAATACCTGTTTCAACCGGGTCTTGAGTACAAATTCAGTGATTATTTTTCATTGGGTGGTAAATATCGTTTGGGAAACAATTTAAAAAACAACGGCGACTCTCAGTGGTACGGGCGCTTTGCTTTTGATGCTAAAACAAATTATGAATGGGAAAAGCTGGAAACTCAACTCCGGCTAAGATATACAAATTCCGACGACTTTAGCGACGATGATAACAACAAAACAAATTACCTGCGAGTGAGGCTAAAAATGGAGTATGCGCTTAAAAAACTCGCTTTAAAACCGTATGCTGCCTACGAAATATACCGAGACATGGATGACAGCGAATTTGACAAAGGAAGATGGGAAGCCGGCTTGGAATACAAAATAAATAAACACCACCGGATTGGCACATATTTCAGAATAAATGACTATTTTTCAGATAAAGAATCGGTTAAAATCTTGGGATTTACCTATAAATTAACTCTTTAA
- a CDS encoding RNA polymerase sigma factor, producing MPGIDRTKFIELFHQMYQPVKNYIYFKTGDAEMAEDIAQDTFTKVWEKKDDIREETIKSLLYTIAGNLCKNRFEHQQVVFDFAKRYKPEENLASPEFELEFKEFNDKLEKAIGALKEKNRIVFLMNRIDGFTYNEIADHLGLSVKAIEKRMKNALDELKKTIEYKI from the coding sequence ATGCCGGGGATAGATAGAACCAAATTTATAGAATTGTTTCACCAAATGTACCAGCCTGTGAAGAATTACATTTATTTTAAAACAGGCGACGCAGAGATGGCGGAAGATATTGCCCAGGATACCTTTACAAAAGTATGGGAAAAAAAGGACGATATAAGGGAAGAGACTATTAAGTCGTTATTGTACACAATTGCCGGAAACCTTTGCAAAAACAGATTTGAACACCAGCAGGTTGTTTTCGACTTTGCCAAAAGGTATAAACCGGAAGAAAATCTGGCATCGCCTGAATTTGAGTTGGAATTTAAAGAATTCAATGATAAACTGGAAAAAGCAATTGGAGCTTTAAAAGAAAAGAACAGAATAGTATTTTTAATGAACAGGATTGACGGATTTACCTATAACGAAATTGCCGACCACTTGGGGCTAAGTGTAAAAGCAATTGAAAAGAGAATGAAAAATGCCCTTGACGAATTGAAAAAAACAATTGAGTATAAAATTTAA